A window of the Rhineura floridana isolate rRhiFlo1 chromosome 13, rRhiFlo1.hap2, whole genome shotgun sequence genome harbors these coding sequences:
- the CAPNS2 gene encoding calpain small subunit 2, with product MFLVQALLDTATSGGSGGGAGGALMKSLGGGGGSAAGAFMKSLGGGGGAGGALMKSLGGGGGAGGALARGLGGLLAGGGGGSKAGNVVGIVGGLVNIISEAAAQYTPEPPPVPRSHFANVEANESEELRQFRRLFAQLAGDDMEVCPTELMNILNKVMARHQDLNVEGFSLDTCRSMVSVMDSNTTGKLDFYQFKYLWNNIKKWQCVFKQHRGPSGAIEMTQLPDAFKAAGFHLHEQLYALIIRRYADEDGSMDFNNFLSCLVRLDGMFRAFKSLDRDGDGKVQMGIQEWLQLTMYS from the coding sequence ATGTTCCTTGTTCAGGCTTTGTTGGATACAGCTACCAGTGGTGGTAGTGGCGGCGGTGCTGGGGGAGCCCTCATGAAAAGCCTTGGAGGTGGCGGTGGCAGTGCTGCGGGAGCCTTCATGAAAAGCCTTGGAGGTGGTGGCGGTGCTGGGGGAGCCCTGATGAAAAGTCTCGGAGGTGGCGGTGGTGCTGGGGGAGCCTTGGCGAGAGGCCTTGGAGGGCTCTTAGCAGGAGGCGGCGGTGGAAGTAAAGCAGGGAATGTGGTTGGAATCGTCGGAGGGCTGGTTAACATCATCAGCGAGGCGGCAGCTCAGTATACCCCCGAGCCACCGCCAGTCCCCCGTAGCCATTTTGCCAATGTGGAGGCCAATGAGAGTGAAGAACTCCGCCAATTCCGCCGGCTCTTTGCCCAGCTGGCTGGCGATGACATGGAAGTGTGCCCCACCGAGCTGATGAACATCCTCAACAAGGTGATGGCCAGGCACCAGGACCTGAATGTGGAGGGCTTCAGCCTGGACACGTGTCGGAGCATGGTGTCCGTCATGGACAGCAACACCACGGGCAAGCTGGACTTCTACCAGTTCAAATACCTGTGGAACAACATCAAGAAATGGCAGTGTGTCTTCAAGCAGCACAGGGGCCCGTCAGGGGCCATCGAGATGACTCAGCTGCCTGACGCTTTCAAGGCTGCCGGCTTCCACCTGCATGAACAGCTCTACGCGCTGATCATACGCCGATACGCCGACGAGGACGGCAGCATGGATTTTAACAACTTCCTCAGCTGCCTGGTGCGCCTTGATGGGATGTTCCGAGCCTTCAAATCCCTGGACAGAGATGGTGATGGGAAAGTCCAAATGGGCATCCAAGAGTGGTTGCAGTTGACCATGTACTCTTAA